A window from Glandiceps talaboti chromosome 15, keGlaTala1.1, whole genome shotgun sequence encodes these proteins:
- the LOC144446761 gene encoding ciliary-associated calcium-binding coiled-coil protein 1-like isoform X2, with protein MASSRPSTKKSKTSAPSIQRRGYGAEAYADIDWRSLSDDEARAQEREGSLAWKILSNAQMQTLQDLTVEDLEKKMAEILKLTNHPVDLNEGVLLDFYVSSFWWAKEQNFSVQQISGFITVLNTLLENIKDKKMSLVDNLKEFKKMLIGIGNENSEFSGGLDFFDISQAKTLTDYLQQTFFQHYKLYEFLFHQEREEQIVCRELVIEVLPKADLPYPPPLDEGIDEDIYNSQIATPVTSPEVDGEETVENEAKEDEKGVSAGDTETPAVDPLEGVTAEDVKRIMDEVARDMLGDLQVDVGKKLKERESEIIARINKIHRIADS; from the exons ATGGCGTCCTCCAGGCCTTCGACGAAGAAAAGCAAAACAAGCGCACCCAGTATCCAAAGAAGGGGATACGGAGCCGAGGCATACGCAGATATCGACTGGCGATCATTGAGT GATGATGAGGCACGAGCACAAGAAAGAGAGGGTTCCCTTGCATGGAAAATTCTCTCAAATGCTCAAATGCAAACTCTACAAGACCTAACAGTTGAAGACCTTGAAAA GAAAATGGCTGAAATTCTGAAATTAACTAACCACCCTGTTGACCTAAATGAAGGTGTTCTTCTGGACTTCTATGTGTCTAGTTTCTGGTGGGCAAAAGAACAAAACTTCTCAGTACAACAGATCTCTGGATTCATCACAGTCTTAAATACACTTTTAGAAAATATCAAAG ACAAAAAGATGAGTTTAGTAGACAACCTGAAAGAATTCAAGAAAATGTTAATTGGTATTGGTAATGAAAACAGCGAATTTAGTGGAGGACTTGATTTCTTTGACATCAGCCAAGCTAAAACTTTAACAGATTATCTACAACAGAC ATTTTTCCAACATTACAAGTTATATGAATTTCTATTTCATCAGGAAAGGGAAGAACAAATTGTGTGTAGAGAA CTGGTTATTGAAGTATTACCTAAAGCTGATTTGCCCTACCCACCACCCCTAGATGAGGGTATTGATGAAGACATTTACAACAGTCAAATAGCAACACCTGTTACATCACCTGAAGTTGATGGAGAAGAAACGGTAGAAAATGAAGCTAAGGAGGATGAAAAAGGTGTATCTGCAG GTGATACAGAGACTCCTGCAGTTGACCCCTTAGAAGGAGTCACAGCAGAGGATGTTAAGAGAATCATGGATGAAGTGGCCAGGGACATGCTTGGGGATTTACAG GTTGACGTTGGCAAGAAGTTAAAGGAAAGGGAATCAGAAATCATTGCCAGGATAAATAAAATTCACAGAATTGCTGACTCATAG
- the LOC144446761 gene encoding ciliary-associated calcium-binding coiled-coil protein 1-like isoform X1: MASSRPSTKKSKTSAPSIQRRGYGAEAYADIDWRSLSDDEARAQEREGSLAWKILSNAQMQTLQDLTVEDLEKKMAEILKLTNHPVDLNEGVLLDFYVSSFWWAKEQNFSVQQISGFITVLNTLLENIKDKKMSLVDNLKEFKKMLIGIGNENSEFSGGLDFFDISQAKTLTDYLQQTFFQHYKLYEFLFHQEREEQIVCRELVIEVLPKADLPYPPPLDEGIDEDIYNSQIATPVTSPEVDGEETVENEAKEDEKGVSAATTPRPSMDSPAVDNVQSEGDTETPAVDPLEGVTAEDVKRIMDEVARDMLGDLQVDVGKKLKERESEIIARINKIHRIADS, from the exons ATGGCGTCCTCCAGGCCTTCGACGAAGAAAAGCAAAACAAGCGCACCCAGTATCCAAAGAAGGGGATACGGAGCCGAGGCATACGCAGATATCGACTGGCGATCATTGAGT GATGATGAGGCACGAGCACAAGAAAGAGAGGGTTCCCTTGCATGGAAAATTCTCTCAAATGCTCAAATGCAAACTCTACAAGACCTAACAGTTGAAGACCTTGAAAA GAAAATGGCTGAAATTCTGAAATTAACTAACCACCCTGTTGACCTAAATGAAGGTGTTCTTCTGGACTTCTATGTGTCTAGTTTCTGGTGGGCAAAAGAACAAAACTTCTCAGTACAACAGATCTCTGGATTCATCACAGTCTTAAATACACTTTTAGAAAATATCAAAG ACAAAAAGATGAGTTTAGTAGACAACCTGAAAGAATTCAAGAAAATGTTAATTGGTATTGGTAATGAAAACAGCGAATTTAGTGGAGGACTTGATTTCTTTGACATCAGCCAAGCTAAAACTTTAACAGATTATCTACAACAGAC ATTTTTCCAACATTACAAGTTATATGAATTTCTATTTCATCAGGAAAGGGAAGAACAAATTGTGTGTAGAGAA CTGGTTATTGAAGTATTACCTAAAGCTGATTTGCCCTACCCACCACCCCTAGATGAGGGTATTGATGAAGACATTTACAACAGTCAAATAGCAACACCTGTTACATCACCTGAAGTTGATGGAGAAGAAACGGTAGAAAATGAAGCTAAGGAGGATGAAAAAGGTGTATCTGCAG CAACAACACCCAGGCCTTCAATGGATTCACCAGCAGTTGACAATGTTCAAAGTGAAG GTGATACAGAGACTCCTGCAGTTGACCCCTTAGAAGGAGTCACAGCAGAGGATGTTAAGAGAATCATGGATGAAGTGGCCAGGGACATGCTTGGGGATTTACAG GTTGACGTTGGCAAGAAGTTAAAGGAAAGGGAATCAGAAATCATTGCCAGGATAAATAAAATTCACAGAATTGCTGACTCATAG